In Kwoniella pini CBS 10737 chromosome 5, complete sequence, the following are encoded in one genomic region:
- a CDS encoding 3'(2'),5'-bisphosphate nucleotidase, whose translation MSSSLPFTKYQKEAEVAILSVLRACYLTKNVQDTLVNQDTLIKKDKSPVTVADLSAQSLISLHLLSHFPQDPIIGEEDTSELQANSTLRERVIKLVNEGFEREEGWGKGKTFDEDEVLKAIDAGSAEGGNKGRFWTIVIDGTSGFIRHQQYAVCLALIIDGQVELGVIGCPNLGPEPAKIGEEIIPNGKGVLMIAVKGEGSYSRPLTSETYTKLTLPSSPLPENPLTFLESVESGHSAHSIQARIGELLEVKRPSLRMDSQAKYACLGRGEGGVYLRIPTKYVGGKEYNEKIWDHASGSLLIAESGGICTDMFGKPLNFGVGRTLNNNEGIVAAGKDIHSKAVEAVKKAVEEVGIKKD comes from the exons AAAGAATGTACAAGACACTTTGGTGAATCAAGATACattgataaagaaagataaatccCCTGTAACAG TTGCGGATCTTTCTGCGCAATCCTTAATATCCCTCCATTTGCTCTCTCATTTCCCTCAAGATCCAATTATAGGTGAAGAGGATACTTCGGAATTACAAGCGAATAGTACACTTCGTGAAAGAGTAATCAAGCTTGTCAATGAGGGATtcgaaagagaagaaggatggggaaaaggaaagacaTTTGACGAAGACGA GGTTTTGAAAGCTATTGATGCTGGTTCtgctgaaggtggtaaCAAAGGACGATTCTGGACCATTGTGA TCGATGGAACGTCCGGGTTCATCCGACATCAACAATATGCAGTTTGTCTTGCACTTATAATAGATggtcaagttgaattaggtGTTATAGGTTGCCCTAATTTAGGTCCTGAACCTGCTAAGataggtgaagaaattattcCAAATGGGAAAGGTGTTCTAATGATTGCTGTCAAAGGAGAAGGAAGTTATTCT CGACCATTGACTTCAGAAACATATACCAAACTcactttaccttcttccccACTACCTGAAAATCCATTAACATTCCTCGAATCAGTTGAATCTGGTCATTCAGCACATTCAATTCAAGCTCGTATTGgagaattattagaagtTAAAAGACCAAGTTTGAGAATGGATAGTCAAGCTAAATACGCTTGTTTAGGTagaggtgaaggtggtgtaTA CCTTCGTATTCCTACAAAATACGTAGGTGGTAAAgaatataatgaaaaaatatGGGATCACGCTTCTGGATCTTTACTCATTGCTGAGTCAGGAGGTATATGTACAGACATGTTTGGAAAACCTTTAAATTTTGGTGTTGGTCGTACATTAAATAATAACGAAGGTATAGTAGCTGCAGGTAAAGATATACATTCTAAAGCTGTTGAGGCTGTCAAGAAGGCAGTGGAGGAAGTTGGGATTAAGAAAGATTAG